The genomic region ACGCCCGGCAGACCGACAGGCGAACTGCCCACTCGGCTGTGACCCAGGGGAATGGTGTGGGGTGACCCCTAGGCGGGAAGGACACGCGGAAGAAGCTTCATCACGTATGGCTTCTGCACCCAAGGTCGGCGAAGGCAGGAGCCTAGACTGAGCATCAACGCTCCGGAGGTCGCCTTGACGCTATAGGACCTGGGTTGCCAGGAGCAGACCTTAATTCTGTTCTCTAGCGGCACTGACAGTAGTTGGGAAGCCGGACATGTGCTCGGGCGGCCGGACAACGTGGGCATGTAATCCTCGCTGGTTAGTTAGGGTTGCACCTGTCAGTTGCACACTTATTTCAAGCGCCCGGTTGATGATGCCCATGTCACTCACCAGCTGGCAAATATCCTCTGTCCGTTCCAGGCTCGACCGGCTCTGTAGTTCGGACAGGCGATCCAGTAGCGGCTGATCACCCAGTTCACGTGCTAGTGTCTGGGCCGTTTCGATCACACGTGTCAGCAATGCTGCAGTCATATACGAAGCATATGGTCCTCATTCTCACACTGCTCTTATACAGGAGCACCTAAACAGGCCTTGGGTACTTGAACCCATCGAGATTCAGCATCACAACAGCCACGTGCGTGTTGTGCCGTTCGGCCTGTTGGAGGGTCACTTCCGCGTAATTGAGGAAACTGGTGCGGTTGGCCAGGCCCGTCAGGCCATCATGATTCGCGGTGTGGGAGCTGCGCTGCTTTGCTTTTCTCTGACGAACTGGATCAATGCTAGGCCAGAACCCACTGCGCCGCCGCAGGGTCTGGCGTCTCGATGACCAGGCGGCGCTGAGCGGCAAGCGTTTCGTTTCATAGGAGCCGCAGCGCTGTCCAGCATGTATTTGCATCTTCAAGACCGTTTCTGTCTTCACCTGTTCTTCACTGTCGACTGTGCAACGCTACATGCATCAGGGAGTGTCTTTTGCAGGGGGACTATTTACTTATTTTTAGCGCATGCCTTTTTAAGGTGAGCCACGTCAGGATACCAAGATATCCAACTTTTCCATTCAGGAGGATCAGAAGATGCAGGATACAAAAGCGTTGCAAGTGGCGGTTGTCGGGACTGGATACGTAGGGCTCGGGACCGCCATCATGCTGGCGTACCTGGGTCATCAAGTTGTCGGCCTTGATGTGGATCAGGAAAAAGTGGAAATGCTGCAACGCGGGGAACTGCCTATCTATGAACCCCACCTGGACCAACTGCTGCAAGACAGTTCGTCTCGCCTACGCTGGACGACCGATTATGCCAGCGCAATCCCGAACGCTGACGTCATTTTTATCTGCGTCGGCACGCCGCCGCTGCCCGGCGGCCAGCCGAACCTGGCGTACGTGGCTGACGCTGCACAAAGCATCGCCCAAAACCTCAATGGCAAGCTGCAGGTGGTCGTAAACAAAAGCACCGTACCTGTCGGTACGGGGGACTGGGTCGCACGCCTGATCGAGGAATACGCCATCGACTATCATGCCAACCGCTACCTGGTGGTGAGCAACCCGGAGTTCCTCCGCGAAGGCACTGCGCTCGGCGACAGCCTGTATCCGGACCGCATCGTGCTGGGCAGCGACAGCCCGGCAGGCATCGATCGGCTCGTAGAGCTGTACCAGCCACTGCTCGACCAGCAGTTCGAGGCTCCGGCGTATGTGCCGCGGCCCGACGGGTACACGACCCCACAACTGGTGACCACCAGCCTCAGCAGCGCTGAGATGATCAAGTACGCCGCCAACGCCTTTCTGGCACTCAAGATCAGCTTCGCCAACGAGATCGCCGGCCTGTGCGAATGCGTCGACGCTGATATTCAGGAAGTCACGCGCGGCATCGGGTACGATCAGCGCATCGGTCCTCAATTTCTGTCAGCCGGAGCAGGCTGGGGCGGAAGCTGCTTCGGCAAGGATACCGCTGCGCTGATCAGCATTGGCCGTGAATACGGGTACACCATGCCGATTCTGACGGCGGCAGTGGAGGTCAACCAGCGTCAGCGTCAGGTAGTGATCTCCAAACTGCAGCAGCACCTGCACCGTCTCAAGGGCAAGCGTGTGGCTGTGCTGGGCATGGCTTTCAAGCCCAACACCGACGATCTGCGCGACGCGCCCGCTCACGACTGCATAGCCCGGCTGGCCGACCTTGGCGTGCAGGTGGTTGCGCATGACCCGGTGGCCATGCCGCGCGCCCGTCAGGAATGGGGTCACCTGCGCTACCAGGAAGCCGCGTCAGCTGCAGAGGCGATGCGCGGCGCGGACGCGGTGATCATCATGACCGAGTGGGACGAGTACCGCCAGATCGACTGGTCGAGCGCCCCGCGCGGGATGCGGAACAGCCTGGTGATCGACACCCGGCACGTGGTTCCCGACAACTGCACCATGGGAGTGGTCGAGCGTATTGGCAGGCGCCTTACTGATCCTCTGGCCATGCAGGTCCCCGCATGAAAATCCTGGTGACCGGCAGCGCCGGATTTGTTGGCAGTCACCTGACCGAACGCTTTCTCCAGGAAGGTCACCAGGTCGTGGGGGTAGACAGGTAATGCTCCAGGAAATTCTTCAAAAATCATCCGCTCACTTCCGAGGGTAAGGCACTCTGGAGGGAAATCATGGCAATGCAACGGGCGCCCTTCATCCGCAGCGGATCGAGCCTGTTGCGCCGCTGTACACCCCAAGCGCCACAAAGACCTGCCATTACAGCCTCGAGGGTGTGGGAACGGCGTTCGAGGATGGCCTGGTTCTGGACGGGTACCCGTGGTTTCCGGAGTTCCGCAGGACCGTAGCCGTTTCGAACGTCTCCACAAGGTGCATGTGCCTGTACGACTTCCCATGGAAACACGCTCTAGAAACGCTCAAATGCTCCCAGTGGCGTCCGCCACCCGCACGCACGAAGCTACAGGCACCTTCACCGCCAAACTTCCGGAGGATTTCACATGCGCGCACTCATCCGCCTGGCCGCCCTACTCACGTTCATTCTCAGCTTCACCCTCAGCGCCTGCGGCCAAACGTCCGCCGTGGAGAGCGCCCCCACCATCGAAACGCAGCGCCAGAGTGCCGGCAGCGTCACGCTCGCCACCTCCGACGTCACTGTACGCCTGAAAGACAGCATCACCGTTCCCGTCACCATCACCATGCCCAGAAACACCAAAGGGCCCGTTACCCTGCGTTTCGACGCCCTCAGCGAACCCAGCGGCGCCACCCTCAGTGCACCCACCGTGGACGCTCCGCGCGGAGGCAGCGTGACCGTGCCCGTCACCATCACCGGTGAACGGACCCTGATAGGGGTCAGCGCATACCGCGTCACTGCCCTTGCCGGCACCACCGTCATCGGCAGCGCCGACCTGAGCGTGAACGTCACGCACGTGAACGTCACGTTCACCTTCGAACCTGGCGAGGTCAGCGCACCCGGAAGTTCCACCGTGAACCTCATCGTGGTCGTGAACGCCGACTCGCATAAGATCCTGCCGTTCACCGTGCAGCCTGTTATGCGTTTCAGCAGCGATTACGGCGACCTCACCAATCCTGGCGCCACCTACACCGTCACGGAACTGCCTGCACGGATTCCTGTGTCGTTCACCTTCAGTGACTCCAGCACCCTCTCCGTGAACGCGATCAAGTTCGACGTGATGTTCGGCGGGCTCCAGGCGCTCGGCGCGACGTACCAGCCGCGTTACCTGAACGCCAACTTCATCTGGAACGTGCAACGCTGACCCACTCCTGAACGTTCGTCGCGCTGATTTGTGGCGCGGCGCACGTGTCACGTACCGAGTGGGTCCCGTCGGCCCTCACCGCCAGCAGGCACTCCACGTTCATCCGCTGTTGAGATCAGGCTTGAGGCGACCCTCTGGATGCCAAGGTTGACGGCAGGAGGCCGCTCTCCTTCAAGTCAAGCCCCACAGGCTGCGCACCTGTGGGGCTTGATATTTTTCCATTGCCGAAGCGCAGTCATCTGCGGCACCCATGTCAGCTGAATGGGCCTGCCTGAACCAGCGTGCGTCCGGTCGACCAGCCTCAGGGTTCACGATGAAAACGGCGGCGAAACCTCTGGTGAAGGGCTTGCGTACGCTCAGCAGTGTCGGCCGCCCGGGCGTCCATGATGAGTTTCCCTCCTCGTGCTGTGGCACCTACCACCAGCCCAGCCGACATCAGTACCAGGTTCTTGACGATGTACTGGCCTTCCAGGTTAGGTACCCAGGGCACAACAGTGAAGGTCTCCTGGGGAAAAAATACCAGAGGCAGGAAGGTTCCAGCCATCTGTGCGAATAGCAGCAGCAAGGTCAAGCGCAGGAACTGGCCGGTCAGTAACCCCAGCCCAATGGCGCATTCCCAGATGGCCAGCACCGGCAGGCTGACGCCCGGGGGCACAGCACCAAAGGTCAGGACGGAGATAGTCCGGGTCGCAAGACCTTCGGCGGAACTCACTCCCGGGAAGAACTTCTGCACCCCGAACCAGAAGAAAATGATCCCGAGGGATAGGCGCAGCAACGTAATGCCATGTTGTGCCCACCAACCAATCAACCGGGCATCCAGGAGATTCAGTTGAGCGCCAATCTGCGATTTGCCCTCGGTCGTCAGAAGGGACTGGGGGCGGATTGGTCCTGCGCTGCGGTCAGTGGGTTCAATGCTGCTCATTCAGGCCTCCAGCAGGAAGAAGTCGAAATCCATTCCTGGTCTGACCGGGTATATGCGGTAAGGGCGGATTCAGATGTTTGGGCGTTCCTGCAACGCCGCGTTGTACAGGCTGCGGCATAGACGCAACTGTTCGTTCAGCGCGGCTTCCTGCGCCTTCGTGGGGTTGAGTCGGTATCTGAAGGCTTTCAGCATTCAGGCCCTCGTCTTCTGTTCCGCGATGTACCGCTAAATGACTTCCGCGCTAACGTTGCCCGCCGTGCTGACCCAGTAGTTCCGAGTCCACAGGGACGGCATGGTTTGCAGCTTCGAGAACTCCTGCCGCAGGACGCGGGAGGTGAACCCCTTGAGGGCGTGCATCACCTGGGTAGGCGACACATCCGGGTCGGTGCCGAGGAACAGGTGAACGTGGTTGGGCATGATTTCCAGCGCCACGATGGTGATGCCGATCGCGCGAACCACCGAAGCGTACTGGCTGCCGAACATGCTGGCCGCTCATGGGTTCATCAAGTCCATTTCAGGTCGCGGGTACAAACAGCTCGGGAAGGAAAGCATGGCGCCCGGGCACGACATGTACGCGTTCGAGCGTGGGAGCACAAAGCTGATGGTGATCGCGCAGCATTACGACCGCTCGGGGATTATTTCCTTCACGAGCAAAGCGTTGCCCACGACCGTCCTGCTGACGGTGGTCACCAGCGCGAAGTAGGTACTCCCCTGTCCACGGCCAATCAGCTGCTGTCCCTCAGGCACTTGCGCGCGGACATGAAGCCGCTGCGCGAGTGGTGGCGTGCTGGGCCCGCGCCCTACCTGCTCGGCGGGATGACGGGCGTGCCAGCTGGATTATGGATGCTGTACAACCTCCCAGGCGTCACCCTGACGGTCACGTTCGGAGCCTTCCTGTGCGTGTACGCCCTGTACTCGATCTTTAAACCCGACACCCTGGCGTTGACCCTGCCCTCCGGTCCTGCGGCGGCCGTGAGTGTCGGTGCCCTGGGCGGCGTGATCGGTGGCTTCACGGCCTTTCCCGGAGCGGTCGTGGTGGTATGGGCTGGACTGACACGCCTGTCCAAAGCGGACACCCGCGCGGTCGTGCAGCCGTACATCCTGGGGATGCAGCTGCTGTCCCTGACCGTGCTGGCTGTGACCCAGCCGTGGACCTTCGGGCCTTCTTTCTGGCATCTGGGTGTTCTGGCGCTGCCGTTCGTGTTGGGGTGCACTTTGATGGGGTTGCGGTTGTACTGCCAGTTGTCGGATTTCAACTTTCGGCGGGTGACATTCCTGCTGCTCGGCTCGTCGGGGATCGGCATCCTGATCAAAAGCCTGCCCGCTTTTTAGGTCCGCTGAATCACGACTTCACTCGGGCGGGCTGAGCTTTTTGATGCTGACGACCTCCAGCGCGCAAAGTGACATCACGCAGGCGGACACCCTGCACGCAAGCTCATACCTGGTGATGTCATCCGCGTTCGTTACCTTTCTGGAGCAGGTGGAGACGTTCCTGAAGTACTGGCAGGCAAACAGCGTGTCGAACAGTTGAAGGCGGGTGATTGGGCGTAGGCCCCGTGTGGGTGCCTGCGCCTTCCCTGACGTATCTACGGGCGCGGACGGAAAGTCGGCCACCCTCCCCTCTGATGAGGTCGGCTGCTGTCCGGAACGTCAGAAGGTCTTGCGCGTAACCGGAATGCTGACGGTGCCGTGCTCGGTCGGGCACACCGCGAACCCTTTTCTCTGGAGGAGGGAGCATCTGAAGTTGAAGGTCAGGAAGTCGTCGCTGACGTACATCACGTTGCCCTTGACGAAAGGAGGGGCCATCAGCGCGGCCATCCCTGCGACGCGGGTCTGGCCTTGCGCGTCGACCCACTGGCGGGTGTGCAGCGTGCCGCTGCCGGCGACGAACTGGAGCATCAGGTTGTCCGGGCCGGCGGGCACCTTGAACCACGAGCCCTGCGGGCGGTCGAGGTTCTCACGGCCTGGGTACCAGATCACCTCGCGCACCAGCGGATGCGGAGCCTGGACGGAAGCGCGGGTGACCTTGGCTGCCGAGCGGATGAACGCGTCAATGTCCACGTATTTCGTGTCTTTCTTGGGCGTGATGGCTGCGCCGGTCGCCTTGAGATTGGCCGGGAGGTGAAAGCCGGTGGACACGGCAGCCAGGGCCACGCCTCCAGTCAGGGCGGCGGTCAGCAGCAGGCGTCTGGTCATACCTTCATGCTAACCCAATCTTATTCTCACGAATAGCTGGGTTCCACTTGAAGAGCATCCCCCTTCCGGTACGCCAGGCCATAAGTGACCCCTCTGGTAGGCTGGAGGGGTGCTCAAAGACGATATGGCGATTCACGCTGGCATTCCCGAAAAGGCCGTGAAAGCCGCACTGCAAAAGCTGGACGAAGCCGACGAAGGCGTCACCTGGGACCTGAGAAAAACCCGGGCGGGTCGCCCGATCAAAGTGTACTTCGAAGCCCAGAGCATGGCGCAAATCCACGCGGCCAAAAAGCGCCTCGAGCAAATCCTGGGTGACGCAGGCTTCGACCTGTACCCCTGATCTCATCAGCCAGAGCTTGTTGAAGGAAAAAGCCCTGCGGCGCGGCAGGGCAGGGAACCGCCTTCACTCGGGCGGGCTGAGAGCTTTTTGATGCCTCAGGTTACGCCGTGCGCCCTGACACGAGTGTCACCGCGGGTTCCTCAGGGGAGGAATGCGGGCCTATCAGCGGGACACAGCTCCCGGTACCGCATGCCCAGCCTGAGGGCCAGGAGGCGGAGTACAAAAAAGCCCCGGACGCAGAGATCCGGGGTATGTCGTCGCGTGACTTTCAGGCTGTGATTGCGGGGTCGGCGTCATGGGTCTGGGCGGCCGGGCCGCCGCGCATCAGTTCGAGCACCCGCGCGCGGATCTCCTCGAGCAGGTCGGGCCGCTCACTCAGGAAGGCCACCGCTTTTTCTTTGCCCTGACCGATGCGCTCGTCGTTGTACGAGTAGAAGCTCCCCGCTTTCTTGATGACCTCGAAGTTCGTCGCCAGGGTCACCAGGTCGTCCATCGCGTCGAACCCGTGACCGTACCGCAGAGTCAGTTCGACTTCCTTGAAGGGTGGGGCGATCTTGTTCTTGACGGTCTTGATCTTCACGCTGTGTGACACGGCGACATTGTTTTCCATGTTCGACTTACCGCCCATCTTGCGCACGTCGATGCGGACTGAAGCGTAGAACTTCAGGGCCTTGCCGCCGGTGGTGGTCTCAGGGTTGCCGTACATCACACCGATCTTCTCGCGCACCTGGTTGATGAAGATCGCGGCGGTATTGGTTTTCGAAAGAATACCGGTGAGTTTGCGCAGGGCCTGGCTCATCAGGCGGGCCTGCAGGCCGGGCAGGCTGTCGCCCATCTCGCCTTCAATTTCCGCGCGCGGGGTGAGTGCCGCGACCGAATCGACAACCACGACATCTACGGCGCCAGAGCGGATCAGCAGTTCCATGATCTCCAGGGCCTGTTCGCCATTGTCGGGCTGGGAGACCAGCAACTCGTCGGTATTCACCCCCAGGGCGCGGGCATACACCGGGTCCAGGGCGTGCTCGGCGTCGATAAAGGCGCAGGTCCCGCCGGCTTTCTGGCTCTGGGCGATGATGCTCAGGGCGAGGGTGGTCTTGCCGCCGGATTCAGGACCATAGATTTCGGTGATGCGGCCTTTGGGAATACCGCCGACGCCCAGGGCCACGTCGAGGCTGAGGCTGCCGGTGCTGATGGCCTGGATGTCGAGTTTGCTGTTGGCGCCGAGCTTCATGATGCTGCCTTTGCCGAAGGCTTTTTCGATCTGACTCATGGCGGTGTCGATGGCTTTGGTGCGCTCGGCGGCATCACTGGGGGCGGTGACGCCTTTGGGGTTGTCTTTGCTCATGAGGTCTCCAGGGGGTGAAGTTTGTTGGAACGTAGGTTATTCCGCCTGCGTTATGATTTCAACGTAATCCTAGCAGAGTGTTCAACCATCTCACTCCGGACCAGGTGCCCACATGCCTCCAATGCCTCCCACACTGGCTGACGATCCCTACCCGCACGCGGCGTACCTCGCCGTGACCGCGGACGGTGAAGTCATTGGCGCGGCGCAGGGACATCCGGGAAGCACACTGGTGCTGCACTTCATGCCTGACCTTGCGAGCGGTCCGGCTCAGTTCACGCTGCGGCCGCACAACGTGCCGGCTGGCCGTCAGGCACCGGCACTGGTGTGCCTCACCTCCCAGGGAGTCCCGGCAGTCGCGCGGCAGAAACGCGGGGGTCACTTCGTCGTGACGTGTTACGCCGAACGTCCGAGCCGGTTGAGTTTTGACGCGGTGTATGAAGCGTGGATCTGGAAACGCCTGCAGTTCATGGCCGCGAGCCCTGAAAATGCAGCCCGTCTCGCTGCTGGTGCAGCACACGGGTCGGGAGGGGAGGGTTCACGCCCATCTTCAGGAGACCACCGGGGCGCGTCCATGCCCTTGCTTCCCTTCCCTCTGCCGGCCTTCACTCCGCACCGGCCATGTCCACGCGGCCAGCGCAGCCCGTGTCCCTGACTGACCTGCCGACAGCTGGCGGGCCAAGCGTGGCTTCAGCGGAAGTACATCTGGACGGCGTCCTGACGACTCCCATTCTTCTCGTAAATGCGGCGCATGGGGTGGTTGCCCTGCTCAGTCCCGCCCCCGTGCATGGTGAACCGTTCGGCCGCGCGGGCCAGCATGTGCGCGTGGAGGCGCGTACCGTAGCCTTGACCTCGGGCGTCCGGGATTGATGTCTCAAAAAGCCCGTCTGGATGTGATGGTGATCCCCACGGGTGAACGGCTGGCCGTCTCGAATGATCCGGACGGCCTGGCCACACTGGTCCAGCAGTTGAGTCTTGAAGCACCGACTCTGGTGGTCTGTGAAGCCACGGGAGGGTGGGAACGTCCCCTGGTGGCGGCCTGTGTCGAGGCTGGGCTTCCCATTAGGACGCTCAACCCGTGGCAGGTTCGTGATTTCGCGAAGGCGACGGGGCGGCTGGCCAAAACGGATCAGATCGACGCCCAGGTGCTGGCTTGTTTTGCGCAGGCGATTCGGCCAGAGGTCCGTCCGGTGAGTGATGCCGCCACGCGGCATCTGCAAGCCCTGGTCCGCCGCCGACGACAGCTGGTTGGGTGGATGACGGCGGAGCGCAATCAGTTGAGCAGCTGCCAGGATGACCGGATCCGGTCATCCATTTCAGGACTCCTGGCACACCTGGCTGACCTGTGCGCCGCCCTGGAACGTGATCTCTTGCAAGCGGTCAAAGGAGATCCACTGTGGGGGCACCACTTCGAATTGCTCTGCAGTGCTCCTGGGGTGGGTCCCATCGTGGCCGTCACGCTGATTGCTGCCTTGCCGGAACTGGGTCAGCTGTCTCGCCGCGAGGTGACAGCACTGGTCGGTGTGGCGCCCTTCAACCAAAACAGTGGCCAACGACGTGGTCAACGAGGCATCTGGGGCGGACGAGCAGAACTCAGAACCACCCTCTATATGGCCACCCTGGTGGCCATCCGGTTCAATCCAGCGATCCGGGCCTACTACGAACAACTGCTCGACCGGGGGAAACGGAAAATGGTGGCTTTGATTGCGTGCGTGCGCAAGTTGCTGGTGTGCCTCAATGCCATGCTCAAGACCGAGCAACCCTGGCGTCATCCGGTGCCTCCAGCCGTGCTCCTACGCTGAGGGGACCGATTCCGAAGTGAGCCTCAGAGCTCGTCTTGATCCGAGCAGGATCTCTGGTTTGGAATCGGTCTTCTCATGCTGTATGTGGCCCTGCCGTCTGTTCTCCAAGGCGCAGACGCGATCTGGCGCGCTGCTCAGCGCCATGTCGCGTCTGTGGCACCTGCTTTTCCAGCGTCTCTCTTGACTTCCAAGACAGCTGCTATTCGAGGTCAGTCACCTCAGGTGCGGTCTGAGTGGACGACCCATTCAAAGGCTGGGAATTCTCCGAGGACGGATTCAATCAGTTCGTACCGCCCTTGAGTTAATCCCTGATTCAAATCGTCAAAGAAGGCTGCGAGATCTGAGTAGGTGCGTATGGTGCCGTACTCAGCGTCTTCAATGGTCACCTGGCTTCCATCGATCAGGACGTAGCCGCCACCACCATCTTCACATAGAGGAATGCGCTGACCAAGAGTGTCTTGAAGTCTGTGTTGCGTCTGCAGAACTCCACTGTGATCCAGCATGGTCATGCCAAAAAAAACTATGACGGCAAAGGGAGCTTGACGAGGCGCTCCTCGAGATCCAGCAAGTAGGGTTCGGGATCACGCCGGAAGCGTAACTGCTTGCGGCGCCGCTCA from Deinococcus malanensis harbors:
- a CDS encoding diguanylate cyclase domain-containing protein; this translates as MKTETVLKMQIHAGQRCGSYETKRLPLSAAWSSRRQTLRRRSGFWPSIDPVRQRKAKQRSSHTANHDGLTGLANRTSFLNYAEVTLQQAERHNTHVAVVMLNLDGFKYPRPV
- a CDS encoding UDP-glucose dehydrogenase family protein, which encodes MQDTKALQVAVVGTGYVGLGTAIMLAYLGHQVVGLDVDQEKVEMLQRGELPIYEPHLDQLLQDSSSRLRWTTDYASAIPNADVIFICVGTPPLPGGQPNLAYVADAAQSIAQNLNGKLQVVVNKSTVPVGTGDWVARLIEEYAIDYHANRYLVVSNPEFLREGTALGDSLYPDRIVLGSDSPAGIDRLVELYQPLLDQQFEAPAYVPRPDGYTTPQLVTTSLSSAEMIKYAANAFLALKISFANEIAGLCECVDADIQEVTRGIGYDQRIGPQFLSAGAGWGGSCFGKDTAALISIGREYGYTMPILTAAVEVNQRQRQVVISKLQQHLHRLKGKRVAVLGMAFKPNTDDLRDAPAHDCIARLADLGVQVVAHDPVAMPRARQEWGHLRYQEAASAAEAMRGADAVIIMTEWDEYRQIDWSSAPRGMRNSLVIDTRHVVPDNCTMGVVERIGRRLTDPLAMQVPA
- a CDS encoding NAD(P)-dependent oxidoreductase, which encodes MKILVTGSAGFVGSHLTERFLQEGHQVVGVDR
- a CDS encoding DoxX family protein; amino-acid sequence: MSSIEPTDRSAGPIRPQSLLTTEGKSQIGAQLNLLDARLIGWWAQHGITLLRLSLGIIFFWFGVQKFFPGVSSAEGLATRTISVLTFGAVPPGVSLPVLAIWECAIGLGLLTGQFLRLTLLLLFAQMAGTFLPLVFFPQETFTVVPWVPNLEGQYIVKNLVLMSAGLVVGATARGGKLIMDARAADTAERTQALHQRFRRRFHREP
- a CDS encoding helix-turn-helix domain-containing protein; translation: MLKAFRYRLNPTKAQEAALNEQLRLCRSLYNAALQERPNI
- the tnpA gene encoding IS200/IS605 family transposase, whose amino-acid sequence is MFGSQYASVVRAIGITIVALEIMPNHVHLFLGTDPDVSPTQVMHALKGFTSRVLRQEFSKLQTMPSLWTRNYWVSTAGNVSAEVI
- a CDS encoding sulfite exporter TauE/SafE family protein, yielding MKPLREWWRAGPAPYLLGGMTGVPAGLWMLYNLPGVTLTVTFGAFLCVYALYSIFKPDTLALTLPSGPAAAVSVGALGGVIGGFTAFPGAVVVVWAGLTRLSKADTRAVVQPYILGMQLLSLTVLAVTQPWTFGPSFWHLGVLALPFVLGCTLMGLRLYCQLSDFNFRRVTFLLLGSSGIGILIKSLPAF
- the recA gene encoding recombinase RecA; its protein translation is MSKDNPKGVTAPSDAAERTKAIDTAMSQIEKAFGKGSIMKLGANSKLDIQAISTGSLSLDVALGVGGIPKGRITEIYGPESGGKTTLALSIIAQSQKAGGTCAFIDAEHALDPVYARALGVNTDELLVSQPDNGEQALEIMELLIRSGAVDVVVVDSVAALTPRAEIEGEMGDSLPGLQARLMSQALRKLTGILSKTNTAAIFINQVREKIGVMYGNPETTTGGKALKFYASVRIDVRKMGGKSNMENNVAVSHSVKIKTVKNKIAPPFKEVELTLRYGHGFDAMDDLVTLATNFEVIKKAGSFYSYNDERIGQGKEKAVAFLSERPDLLEEIRARVLELMRGGPAAQTHDADPAITA
- a CDS encoding IS110 family transposase; the encoded protein is MSQKARLDVMVIPTGERLAVSNDPDGLATLVQQLSLEAPTLVVCEATGGWERPLVAACVEAGLPIRTLNPWQVRDFAKATGRLAKTDQIDAQVLACFAQAIRPEVRPVSDAATRHLQALVRRRRQLVGWMTAERNQLSSCQDDRIRSSISGLLAHLADLCAALERDLLQAVKGDPLWGHHFELLCSAPGVGPIVAVTLIAALPELGQLSRREVTALVGVAPFNQNSGQRRGQRGIWGGRAELRTTLYMATLVAIRFNPAIRAYYEQLLDRGKRKMVALIACVRKLLVCLNAMLKTEQPWRHPVPPAVLLR